A genomic stretch from Lathyrus oleraceus cultivar Zhongwan6 chromosome 2, CAAS_Psat_ZW6_1.0, whole genome shotgun sequence includes:
- the LOC127121978 gene encoding protein FAR-RED ELONGATED HYPOCOTYL 3-like, translated as MEASKLGFGVVIGRSDNGLDRRCVFVTMTCERIGTYKTPLQNFKRDSTSSKKRDCPFKVRGYMLANKNRRFNVISGLHNPDVCEKLVGHPSVCRLMPEEKECVADMILNLVQPKNILAALKRKRPKNISNFKQMYNIRHLTNRALRGDRIEMEQLLKLLDDNSYVSRYRTCEDEVTVRDIFWTHLDSIKLFNTFSTVLILDSTYKINKYRFPSLEIVGVTSIEKTYFVGFAILECEKRTNFTWVLEVCRTLLKDQSEMPKAIVTNCDTALMNLVANVFPSSNALLFRKVCGNYPDLLKYVESTILDQLVGNISRASLNYIFHEAKRADNVGSDSAKCGYTIVKTYGLSCACVIAKKVKLGDPIKMDEVYTHWKRLRFDDDGVMNDGKSNISNLTKWKVIQERFLKVSDNMKLHIKEQLRKIVYPKTTDMKPPSQPIKTKSALKKMKLTPNDNLSTLSPSYFEHVNKVFPDSPTPKNLKKVMSRHLR; from the exons ATGGAGGCCTCTAAACTTGGATTTGGTGTGGTTATCGGAAGGTCTGATAATGGTTTGGATAGAAGATGCGTTTTTGTGACAATGACGTGCGAAAGAATAGGGACATATAAAACTCCTCTTCAAAATTTTAAAAGAGACAGCACTAGTTCTAAAAAACGTGATTGTCCGTTTAAGGTGCGTGGTTACATGTTGGCAAACAAAAACCGGAGATTTAATGTGATAAGTGGTTTGCATAACCCTGATGTGTGTGAAAAATTAGTCGGTCATCCTAGTGTGTGTCGGCTCATGCCGGAAGAGAAGGAATGTGTTGCTGACATGATCTTGAATCTAGTTCAACCGAAAAATATACTTGCAGCATTGAAACGGAAACGACCCAAAAATATATCAAATTTCAAGCAAATGTATAATATTCGACACCTAACTAACAGGGCGCTTAGGGGGGATAGAATCGAGATGGAACAACTCTTGAAATTGTTGGATGATAACAGTTACGTGTCTAGGTACCGAACGTGCGAGGATGAAGTTACTgttagagatatattttggactcatcTTGATTCCATAAAGTTGTTCAACACGTTTTCTACGGTGCTCATACTTGATTCAACCTACAAGATCAACAAGTATAGATTTCCATCATTGGAGATCGTTGGTGTTACCTCAATTGAGAAGACATATTTTGTTGGTTTTGCAATTCTTGAGTGTGAAAAAAGGACAAATTTTACTTGGGTCTTAGAGGTGTGTCGGACACTATTGAAGGACCAAAGTGAGATGCCTAAAGCGATTGTTACCAACTGCGATACTGCATTGATGAACTTGGTTGCAAATGTATTTCCTTCTTCTAATGCATTACTTTTTAG GAAAGTGTGTGGAAACTATCCAGATTTGTTGAAATATGTTGAAAGCACAATTCTTGACCAG TTAGTCGGTAACATTTCTCGGGCGAGTTTGAACTATATTTTTCACGAGGCTAAACGAGCTGATAATGTAGGCTCTGATAGCGCAAAGTGTGGATACACAATTGTGAAAACCTATGGTCTCTCATGTGCTTGTGTTATTGCTAAAAAGGTGAAACTTGGTGACCCAATAAAAATGGACGAGGTTTACACTCATTGGAAGAGACTtaggtttgatgatgatggtgtcaTGAATGACGGTAAATCGAATATCTCTAATTTGACCAAATGGAAAGtgatacaagagagatttttgaaaGTCAGTGACAACATGAAACTCCACATCAAAGAACAATTGAGGAAGATTGTTTATCCAAAAACCACCGACATGAAACCACCATCTCAACCGATAAAAACAAAAAGTGCTCTGAAGAAAATGAAGCTTACACCAAATGACAATTTGAGTACACTGTCTCCTtcatattttgaacatgttaacAAAGTTTTTCCCGACTCACCAActccaaaaaatctcaaaaaagtgATGTCACGCCACCTCCGCTAA
- the LOC127118203 gene encoding uncharacterized protein LOC127118203, whose protein sequence is MKTKRDDDCFDYLHFSPPKKSSKLDYYEMTTMEMEEDTPANVVPPLKQSDEDKSLVLYHHHPSNSNIPLLKSPTSPPLTIAVATHLIPGLKDYLLSRGTVKLEELGEDETRREKTSKDCLAVIPWVPNPLARKEIVPETCQTFEAEDSEMMDMDDPHANNNNREVEACGVSLPWQQQQCMMPNMLQPSFGTYLR, encoded by the exons ATGAAGACGAAGCGCGATGACGATTGTTTCGATTACCTTCATTTTTCCCCTCCAAAAAAATCAAGCAAACTG GATTATTATGAGATGACGACTATGGAGATGGAGGAAGATACTCCTGCAAATGTAGTGCCACCGTTAAAGCAATCTGACGAAGACAAATCACTGGTGCTATATCATCATCATCCCTCCAATTCAAATATTCCTCTTCTCAAGTCCCCTACATCCCCTCCTTTAACCATTGCTGTTGCTACTCACTTGATTCCGGGTTTAAAGG ATTATTTGTTGTCACGGGGAACTGTAAAGCTAGAGGAACTTGGCGAAGATGAAACGAGGAGGGAGAAGACATCAAAAGACTGTTTGGCTGTTATCCCATGGGTTCCTAATCCTCTGGCACGCAAAGAAATAGTACCAGAGACATGTCAAACGTTCGAGGCAGAAGATAGTGAAATGATGGACATGGATGATCCACATGCAAATAACAACAATCGGGAGGTGGAGGCATGTGGGGTATCATTGCCATGGCAACAACAACAATGTATGATGCCCAATATGTTGCAACCTTCATTTGGCACGTATTTACGGTAA